A window of Formosa sp. Hel1_31_208 contains these coding sequences:
- a CDS encoding sulfotransferase domain-containing protein, whose protein sequence is MIKMIKGKLEQATRLLFVNSLTFLNKSIVIVEYPKSGGSWLGQLVSSYLDLPFPRNKFPVLSKSVFHSHYQPKYLIHKNKKILWLVRDGRDVSVSFYYHQLIWSNKNKLDPKTVTYTRKQLPFEDYDDISSNLPEYLEYSFTHIPSKAHYFNFPGNWSSYNQKWLKEFNTDNSNIYMLRYEDLLSNTEETLRRLLQDFFGLDVDEEKLKKVVHKYSFENQTNRSKGVEDTNSFLRKGVSGDWKNKFNDKAKQVFKTHGGDMLVKLGYEKDLDW, encoded by the coding sequence ATGATTAAAATGATAAAAGGAAAGCTCGAACAAGCCACAAGGCTCTTATTTGTTAATAGCTTGACTTTTTTAAATAAATCGATAGTTATAGTTGAATATCCAAAATCGGGAGGGTCTTGGTTAGGGCAATTGGTATCTAGTTATCTAGATCTGCCGTTTCCAAGAAATAAGTTTCCTGTTTTGTCTAAATCTGTATTTCATAGCCATTATCAACCAAAGTATTTGATTCATAAGAATAAAAAGATTTTGTGGTTGGTAAGAGACGGTAGAGATGTGAGTGTCTCATTTTATTATCATCAATTAATTTGGAGCAACAAAAATAAATTAGACCCTAAAACAGTTACATATACAAGAAAGCAGCTTCCTTTTGAAGATTATGATGACATTTCTAGTAATTTACCTGAATATTTAGAGTATTCATTTACGCATATCCCTTCTAAAGCACATTACTTTAATTTCCCTGGAAACTGGTCGAGTTATAATCAAAAGTGGTTAAAAGAATTTAATACGGATAATTCTAACATTTATATGCTTAGGTATGAAGATTTACTCAGTAATACCGAAGAGACATTACGACGTTTACTTCAAGATTTTTTTGGTTTAGATGTCGATGAAGAAAAATTAAAAAAAGTAGTTCATAAATACTCGTTTGAAAATCAAACAAATAGGAGTAAAGGTGTCGAAGACACAAATAGTTTTTTACGTAAGGGCGTATCTGGAGATTGGAAAAATAAATTCAATGATAAGGCGAAACAAGTGTTTAAAACGCATGGAGGAGACATGCTAGTAAAACTTGGTTATGAAAAAGATTTAGACTGGTAA
- a CDS encoding WcaI family glycosyltransferase → MKKKITLIGINYNPEDSAIGLYSTQKAEYLTSKGFEVSVIAGFPYYPQWSIRPDYKEKSRWTKETINNVKVFRYKQYVPSNPSFSKRIRHLLSYTFGSTVNLFKVSKPDYVICIVPFTSTIVLGWLLKLRYGSKLWVHIQDFEFDAAIDSGLLSNDKSVFIKLLLYIEKSLLNKADIVSTISNGMLSKLNNKVKDKQSYYLTNWLDTDAFNITVKTKHRYLTSNKFKILYSGNIGAKQDWEFFFKFLEAIKPLENLEVVVVGEGAEETKVKKELDNYEFTKHYNLVDFEELPNLLNSADLHVLFQKNEVIDTVMPSKILGMMGSGKPSLITGNDKSEVKMIIESSKGGFYFGNDNTDEIVETIIELQKNLEYAHEIGVNAKNYIVKNYSKTNVLDQFIKKINTI, encoded by the coding sequence TTGAAAAAAAAGATAACACTAATAGGAATTAATTACAATCCAGAAGATAGCGCAATTGGGTTATATTCAACGCAAAAAGCCGAATACTTAACAAGTAAAGGCTTTGAGGTGTCGGTAATAGCAGGGTTTCCTTATTATCCACAATGGAGTATACGTCCAGATTATAAGGAAAAATCGAGGTGGACCAAAGAAACGATTAATAATGTTAAGGTGTTCAGGTATAAGCAATATGTGCCATCAAACCCATCTTTTTCTAAACGAATACGACACTTATTAAGCTATACTTTTGGCAGTACTGTTAACCTTTTCAAGGTATCAAAACCAGATTATGTAATCTGTATAGTCCCGTTTACATCGACAATAGTTTTAGGATGGCTGCTAAAATTGCGATATGGAAGCAAGCTTTGGGTTCATATCCAGGATTTTGAGTTTGATGCAGCTATAGATTCAGGACTATTAAGTAACGATAAATCAGTTTTTATCAAATTGCTACTCTATATTGAAAAATCATTACTTAATAAAGCAGATATCGTAAGCACTATAAGTAATGGTATGCTCAGTAAACTAAATAACAAAGTTAAAGATAAACAATCCTATTACTTAACAAACTGGTTAGATACAGACGCATTCAATATAACAGTCAAAACAAAACATAGGTATTTAACGTCTAACAAGTTTAAAATACTTTATTCTGGAAATATTGGAGCTAAACAAGATTGGGAATTTTTCTTCAAATTTTTAGAAGCAATAAAGCCCTTAGAGAATCTAGAAGTAGTTGTAGTTGGAGAAGGCGCAGAAGAGACAAAAGTAAAAAAAGAATTAGATAATTATGAATTCACAAAACATTATAATTTAGTAGATTTTGAAGAGTTACCAAACCTCCTGAATAGCGCAGATTTGCATGTACTGTTTCAAAAGAACGAAGTTATTGATACAGTAATGCCATCAAAAATATTAGGTATGATGGGAAGTGGAAAACCCTCTCTAATTACAGGAAACGACAAGTCGGAGGTGAAAATGATAATTGAATCTTCCAAGGGCGGTTTTTATTTTGGAAATGATAATACTGATGAGATTGTTGAAACGATTATTGAACTTCAGAAAAATCTAGAATATGCTCATGAAATCGGGGTAAATGCAAAAAATTATATCGTTAAAAATTATTCTAAAACTAATGTTTTGGATCAGTTTATTAAAAAAATTAATACAATATAG
- a CDS encoding flippase, producing the protein MLEKISKIFHDKDYREILFKSSHFLVFRLLGFLIAYGFSFFVIKKYGEEVYGYVALGLTLFSILVVFGKMGFDIHLTKKFSAHKNKDIGFSFYYLSIALAFIFSIAISGLIYFFAEDISVKFFNKPEFTKYLQWTVLSVPFWTIILINSGVLRGVRKNGLFSFINFFSRFFVTLIVIFFLASLSQKGGSLIMESHFYAILIIFMFSCLVIFKLKNHNSIIKTAKNAKQYVLETIPLMSSTYFYVLLLWSDKIILGVFETEVNIGVYDIVTKIAVVITFTYEAINSILAPKISNAFSANDMALLQKNVRFSVRMTFFTGLIIFIGILIFHGFVLEFLGEVYLSGVYALMVLCVGKVLISLFGPVSDILQMTGHQKVYSRIMFLTLIINLVLNYILIRTMGINGAAIATSLAFLLMFLLSYIYIRRELKINSFIT; encoded by the coding sequence ATGTTAGAAAAAATAAGTAAAATTTTCCACGATAAAGATTATAGAGAAATACTATTTAAAAGCAGTCATTTTCTTGTTTTTCGATTGCTTGGGTTTTTAATTGCTTACGGTTTTTCATTTTTTGTTATCAAGAAGTACGGTGAAGAAGTGTATGGATATGTTGCTCTCGGCCTTACTCTTTTTTCTATTCTCGTTGTATTTGGTAAAATGGGTTTTGATATTCATTTAACTAAAAAGTTCTCAGCTCATAAAAATAAAGACATTGGCTTTTCTTTTTATTACTTAAGTATTGCTTTGGCCTTTATTTTTTCGATTGCAATATCAGGGTTGATTTACTTTTTTGCTGAAGACATTTCTGTCAAATTTTTTAATAAGCCTGAATTTACTAAGTATTTACAGTGGACAGTGTTATCGGTACCTTTTTGGACGATTATTCTTATTAATTCAGGTGTTTTGAGAGGAGTGAGAAAAAACGGCCTCTTTTCTTTTATTAATTTCTTTTCGCGGTTTTTCGTGACACTCATTGTCATATTTTTCCTCGCTAGCCTTAGTCAAAAAGGTGGGTCATTAATAATGGAGAGCCATTTTTATGCGATTCTAATCATTTTTATGTTTTCTTGTCTAGTGATATTCAAACTTAAAAATCACAACTCGATTATAAAGACGGCTAAGAATGCCAAACAGTATGTTTTAGAGACTATTCCATTAATGTCATCCACATATTTTTATGTACTTCTTCTTTGGTCTGATAAAATTATTTTAGGTGTGTTTGAAACCGAAGTAAATATTGGGGTATATGATATTGTTACTAAAATTGCGGTTGTAATTACATTTACTTACGAGGCTATAAATTCGATTCTTGCACCTAAAATTTCTAATGCATTTTCTGCGAATGACATGGCTTTGCTGCAAAAAAATGTACGATTCTCTGTAAGAATGACGTTTTTTACTGGATTAATCATTTTTATAGGCATCCTAATATTTCATGGTTTCGTTTTAGAATTTTTAGGTGAAGTTTATCTCTCAGGAGTTTACGCATTAATGGTTTTATGTGTAGGAAAAGTTTTAATTAGCTTATTTGGACCTGTAAGCGATATTTTACAAATGACAGGTCATCAAAAAGTATATAGTAGGATTATGTTTTTAACACTAATTATAAATTTAGTTTTAAATTACATCCTTATTAGGACTATGGGTATTAATGGAGCAGCTATTGCAACTAGTTTAGCTTTTTTACTTATGTTTTTGTTGTCTTATATATATATTAGAAGAGAATTAAAAATTAATTCATTTATTACATAA
- a CDS encoding glycosyltransferase family 4 protein, whose amino-acid sequence MQKRLLIIGPFPDPITGNSLSNKVVYEGFSQRAHFAVDKINTSLTFFDEQVGSFSIRKLLQGIKYNLKFYKVLFSDLIYITPGQTFFGILKYGIFIFTAKLFKKKVVLHIHGNHLKDTYRDSSPLKKRMMKTIISKCDNGIVLSESLVANLTPFLPEKKIHVVYNFVEDFLVENIEAKVKTKNLKSIKLVYLSNLMEEKGILDLLEALKIMESKGIPYHAKIAGNIDHKSKSKIEDYLSLLKHTEYLGVVKGEDKKNFLLWGNIFVFPSYYAMEGQPISIIEAMSTGNIILTTNHAGISDIFDDQINGLYLQKKDPNDIITKLNQVSNDSQHYESFLYKNHCFGRENFSTKAFIRNLETIFS is encoded by the coding sequence ATGCAAAAAAGACTTTTAATAATAGGCCCATTTCCTGACCCAATTACAGGAAACAGCTTATCAAATAAAGTAGTTTATGAAGGGTTTAGCCAAAGAGCACATTTTGCAGTAGATAAAATAAATACCTCTTTGACTTTTTTTGACGAACAGGTAGGTTCATTTTCAATTCGGAAGCTTTTACAGGGAATAAAATATAACCTGAAGTTTTATAAAGTGCTTTTTTCAGATTTGATTTACATTACTCCTGGACAAACTTTTTTTGGCATTTTAAAATATGGGATTTTTATTTTTACGGCCAAGTTATTCAAAAAAAAAGTTGTGCTACACATTCACGGTAATCACCTGAAAGATACGTACCGAGATTCTAGTCCTTTAAAAAAAAGGATGATGAAAACCATAATTAGTAAGTGTGATAATGGTATAGTTCTTTCAGAAAGCTTGGTAGCAAATCTAACGCCTTTTCTACCTGAAAAAAAAATACATGTCGTCTATAATTTCGTTGAAGATTTTTTAGTTGAAAATATTGAAGCTAAAGTAAAAACTAAAAATTTGAAGTCAATTAAATTAGTTTATTTGAGCAATTTAATGGAAGAAAAGGGAATATTAGATCTATTAGAAGCTCTGAAAATAATGGAATCTAAGGGGATTCCTTATCACGCTAAAATTGCAGGTAACATTGACCATAAATCAAAATCGAAGATTGAAGATTATTTATCATTATTAAAACATACTGAATATTTAGGAGTTGTTAAAGGTGAAGACAAGAAAAACTTTTTACTTTGGGGTAATATATTTGTATTTCCGTCTTATTATGCTATGGAAGGACAGCCCATTTCAATTATTGAAGCAATGTCAACAGGGAATATTATTTTAACAACCAATCATGCAGGGATCTCCGATATCTTTGATGATCAAATTAACGGATTGTACCTACAAAAAAAAGATCCTAATGATATTATTACAAAACTCAACCAAGTAAGTAATGACTCTCAACACTATGAGAGTTTCTTATACAAAAACCACTGTTTTGGGAGAGAAAACTTTTCGACCAAAGCATTCATTAGAAATTTAGAAACCATCTTTAGTTAA
- a CDS encoding UDP-glucose/GDP-mannose dehydrogenase family protein, which yields MKISVIGTGYVGLVTGTCLAETGNEVLCIDIDQRKIEEMQKGVVPIYEPHLDLLFERNIKADRLQFSNSLEEALNHGDIIFLALPTPEDEDGSADLSYVLGVAKEIGKLIKDYKVIVDKSTVPVGTSDKVKEAISKETKVEFDVVSNPEFLREGFAVDDFLKPERIVIGSSSQRATKLMEKLYKPFVRSGNPIIIMDERSAELTKYAANAFLATKITFMNEIANFCEKVGADVDKVRVGMGTDSRIGKRFLFPGIGYGGSCFPKDVKALYKSGMDNGYEFKVLNSVLKVNDVQKTILIPKIQSYYNTSLEGKTFGIWGLAFKPETDDIREAPALYMIDELLNQGASIKVFDPEAMANVKKKYQDKLYYASNMYDALSNVDALIICTEWSIFRTPDFNKLKSKMKAPVIFDGRNLYDVNDLKSEGVLYTSIGRHNSI from the coding sequence ATGAAAATATCGGTAATAGGAACAGGCTATGTTGGTTTAGTAACAGGGACTTGTCTTGCTGAAACTGGAAATGAAGTACTTTGTATAGATATTGATCAACGCAAAATCGAAGAAATGCAAAAAGGTGTCGTTCCAATATATGAACCACATTTAGACCTTTTATTTGAGCGAAATATAAAAGCCGACAGATTACAGTTTTCGAACTCTCTGGAAGAAGCCTTAAACCATGGTGACATTATTTTTTTAGCACTTCCTACACCCGAAGATGAAGATGGATCTGCAGACTTATCTTATGTACTTGGTGTTGCAAAAGAAATTGGAAAGCTTATTAAAGATTACAAGGTCATTGTAGATAAAAGTACAGTTCCTGTGGGAACTTCAGATAAAGTAAAAGAAGCAATTTCTAAGGAAACTAAAGTCGAATTTGATGTGGTTTCTAATCCAGAATTTTTAAGAGAAGGGTTTGCTGTAGATGACTTTTTAAAACCAGAACGAATAGTAATTGGCTCAAGTTCTCAACGAGCAACCAAACTTATGGAGAAACTATACAAGCCTTTTGTGCGTTCAGGGAATCCAATAATAATAATGGATGAACGGTCTGCTGAACTAACAAAATATGCAGCTAATGCTTTTTTAGCGACAAAAATCACATTCATGAATGAGATTGCCAATTTCTGTGAAAAGGTTGGGGCAGATGTCGATAAAGTACGCGTAGGTATGGGAACCGATTCGCGCATTGGGAAACGCTTTTTATTTCCAGGAATTGGTTATGGAGGGTCTTGCTTTCCAAAAGACGTAAAAGCACTTTATAAATCTGGTATGGATAATGGATATGAATTTAAGGTATTAAATTCTGTGCTAAAGGTTAATGATGTTCAGAAGACGATTCTTATTCCTAAAATCCAATCCTATTATAATACCAGTTTGGAAGGAAAAACTTTTGGTATTTGGGGTTTAGCTTTTAAGCCAGAAACAGATGATATCAGAGAAGCTCCTGCACTATACATGATTGACGAATTACTCAATCAAGGGGCATCAATAAAAGTATTCGATCCTGAAGCCATGGCTAATGTGAAAAAAAAGTATCAAGATAAGCTCTATTATGCCTCTAATATGTATGACGCATTATCAAATGTAGATGCCTTGATTATCTGTACAGAATGGAGTATATTTAGAACACCAGATTTTAATAAATTAAAATCTAAAATGAAAGCACCGGTGATTTTTGATGGTCGTAATTTATATGATGTAAATGACCTTAAAAGTGAAGGAGTTTTATACACATCAATTGGTAGACATAATTCGATTTAA
- a CDS encoding O-antigen ligase — translation MSYLVALTYTSDIPAALKRFETGASLLIAPLVFSLFYFNQKGVFSEKVKLLFFKVLHWSNVVFMFIIGVFYIKIKYVDLQEDYGYFLSHLERRLPFLNDHPIYISIIFSVSILFSLHYILSKKTTVKFNWTYGVSSILLLLMILFLSRRGVIMGLIISVLSIIVFSYKNNAKQIVTTTIGVLAVICVLLFLLPQTNKRIGEMLNKTTYTAKNETNSTNNRLQIYKCAIDLIKEKPLFGYGIEDDRTELYQCYKENLYYLFELKFNTHNQYLSILMKVGIIGLLLFLWFLYYNLNLAIQTEDWLFVGVIIFFSIVMLFENILERQNGVMLFTFLINYFAFKNYLVVHESNDFEHINVHSK, via the coding sequence TTGAGCTATCTGGTTGCGTTAACTTACACATCTGATATTCCCGCTGCTCTTAAGCGTTTTGAAACAGGAGCTTCACTGTTAATCGCTCCTCTTGTATTTTCACTGTTTTATTTCAATCAAAAAGGAGTGTTTTCAGAAAAAGTAAAATTACTTTTTTTTAAGGTACTACATTGGTCAAATGTGGTCTTTATGTTCATCATTGGGGTTTTCTATATCAAAATAAAATATGTTGATTTACAAGAAGATTATGGCTATTTTTTATCTCATTTAGAACGTCGACTCCCATTTTTAAATGATCATCCCATATACATATCCATTATATTTAGTGTGTCTATTCTTTTCTCACTCCATTATATTTTATCTAAAAAAACCACTGTAAAATTTAATTGGACATATGGAGTGTCCTCGATTCTTTTACTATTAATGATTCTGTTTTTATCAAGAAGAGGTGTGATAATGGGATTAATTATTAGCGTATTATCGATAATAGTATTCTCTTATAAGAACAATGCAAAGCAAATAGTTACTACAACTATTGGTGTTTTAGCAGTGATTTGTGTGCTCTTGTTTTTGTTGCCTCAAACAAATAAGAGAATAGGTGAAATGCTTAATAAGACAACTTACACCGCTAAAAATGAAACGAACTCAACAAACAATAGACTACAAATTTATAAATGTGCAATTGATCTTATTAAAGAAAAGCCCCTTTTTGGATATGGGATTGAAGATGACCGAACTGAATTGTACCAGTGTTATAAAGAAAATTTGTATTATTTATTTGAGCTTAAATTTAACACCCATAATCAATATCTGAGCATTTTGATGAAAGTTGGAATTATAGGATTATTACTGTTTTTGTGGTTTTTGTATTATAATTTGAATTTGGCCATTCAAACTGAAGATTGGCTATTTGTAGGCGTTATCATATTTTTCTCAATAGTAATGTTATTTGAGAACATATTAGAGCGTCAAAATGGAGTGATGCTATTCACATTTTTAATAAATTATTTCGCATTCAAAAATTATTTAGTAGTGCACGAATCGAATGATTTTGAGCATATTAATGTCCATTCTAAATAA